CGTTGCGGCGAACGTCCCGAGTCCTTTGCTGTGCCGTCCAGCAGCCCGAAAGCCCCTTCTGACCTTTCTCCTAGTCCTCCTCCCGCCGCCTCAGCCATTGTCCCACCCCTCCGCCGGGGTTTGCGCAGTGGCTTGCACACCCCTCGGCCCGTGTACGCGCTCTGCACCTGCATTCCCGAAAACATGTTGCAGAAACCCGAGAGCGGGGCTCTCCCCATCCCTCAGGCCGAGGGGCAGGATGGCGGCCGTGACGGTGAGACCCAGGCCCTGACCGCCTCTCAGGAGGAGGCCCCGAGTCCCCTCCTGCAGGAGAGCTCCAGGGAGGATCTTGGCgccgggagggaggagggggctgcggAGCCCGCCCTCACCCCAAAAGGCGCGAGGACCTTGGCAGCCAAAGCTTTGGCCCGGCGCAGGGCCTACCGCCGTCTGGATCGGGCGGTGGCCGAGCTGGTGCAGTTTCTGCTGGTGAAGGACAAGAAGAAGAGTCCCATCACTCGCTCCGAGATGGTGAAATACGTTATCGGAGACTTGAAGGATCTGTTCCCTGAGATCATCGCAAGGGCCGCAGAACATCTGCGGTATGTCTTTGGTTTCGAGCTAAAACAGCTTGGCCGCAAGCACCACACTTACATCCTGATCAACAAACTAAAAcctctggaggaggaggaggaggaggatctGGGAGGAGATGACCCCAGATTGGGTCTCTTAATAATGATCTTGGGCCTTATCTACATGAAAGGTAATAGTGCCAGGGAGACACAGGTCTGGGAGATGCTGCGTCGGTTGGGGATGCGTCCGTCAAAGTATCACTTCCTCTTTGGGTACCCGAAGAGGCTTATTCTGGAAGATTTCGTGCAGCAGCGATACCTCAATTACAGGCAGGTGCCTCACACCAATCCGCCGGAATGTGAATTCTCTTGGGGTCCCCGGAGCAACCTGGAAATCAGCAAGATGAAAGTCCTGGGGTTCGTGGCCAAACTCCATAAGAAAGAACCCCACCACTGGCCAGTGCAGTACCGTGAGGCCCTGGCAGACGAAGCCGACAGGGCCAGGGCCAAGGCCAGAGCTGAGGCCAGTATGAGGGCTAGGGCTAGAGCCAATCAAAGGGCTGGTATCCACCCTTGGTGAGGGCCGGTGGATAGGTGGCCAGCAGGGTCCTCCTGGTTATGAAAGCTACTGTCTGAGTCATAAGTAGTGTCGTTGGGTGTAGGCCATTAATTAGAAGTTGAATTTGTGTAACTACGTTTTGTATCTTGCTATGTTTTGTTACATTATACATACCTACGTTTTGTATCTTGCTATGTTTTGTTACATTATACATACCGTTACACTGAtgtttataaatgagattgttctactttttcctgtaggattttgTTGTAGAGTTTTGCTGGTTTTGTAAAATGGATTGAAAACTTTACATCTtattgtgtgatcttggacaaattacACAGCATTGTAATGCTGTACGTTAATGATTTGAAGGAACTCAGCAGTATAGCTGATTGGTATCTAGCTTCCCGATGCTTTTTGTCTATattgtataaagaaaaaagactagCATGTACCTCTATTTGCTTAGCTATTCTGGTacctagagaaaaatgaaaatgcagtaaATTAGAAGTCTATCCTGGTACacttaataaattaaacatttgttgagcatctgctTCTGTGTGGTGTTTGGGGCATTTGGGGATAGCATGCTAAACAAGATAAAGGTCCTCCTTTTCAGAACtggaaaggaagtaaataaaCCAGAAGTTACAGTGCAGTTGGTTGAAGGCTACAGAGGGACCCCTAACCCAGCTGGGTGATTGGGCTTGCCTGAAATTATCTGTAGTCAGACTTTAGGGGTACAGGGGAAAGATAGGgcatgtggaggggagggaaaggaaaagaggcagaagTTGGGAGTGGGAATGGGACTGcttaaaagaactgaaagtcaCAGATATTCCTCAATAACATGGGAAGAAAACTTGATACGTAGCAGAGCTGAAGAACACCCTACCTTCCACAGTGCTCTTGTTCCAGGGCAACTCATTACAGTGCACAAACAGTGATGGTGACTATTAGCATTTTGGTCCTCTCCATCTCCCTTCTCTCAACCTCTACAAGGTCCCCTCTTCTACCAAAGCTGTCAGAGATCAAATACTGTAACAATTCTAGAATAATATGTCATGTGGGTGGAGGGTTCATGTGATATCCCCTACTACCCCCAAGAAGTTCCACTTCAAGATTTCTCCCCTGGCACTAGGAAGCCTCGGGCCCTCATCCCTGTTTCCACCTGCTGCTTTCCACCTGCCACCTCCCATTTGGAGGAGACTTGTAAAGCATtgctcacattctttttttttttttttaatgtttatttttgagagagatagagctcgagtgcaaatgggggaggagggagcacagagagagggagacaccagaattggaagcaggctccaggctctgagctgtcagcccagagccctatacggttcaaactcatgaaccatgagatcatgagctgagccaaaatcagaagcttaactgcttaaccgactgagcacccaggcaccccagcattgcTCACATTGTTAACTAGCCATGAAGGGTCATCTACATAAGCAGCTGGGGGCCTCTGCGATGCCTGCCACCTTCATTCTGGGGATAAGTCCTGTAGAAAAGATGCATAGAGTAATAGGGAGAGTAGAAACCAAACCAGAGATGGGTGTAGAGGGGACTGTGAAACCAGCCCCCCTGCAGCTGCCATAGACAGAAGAGCTGCTTTTCTTCTCGTTACTGCCCGTTTTCCCTGCTTTCAGCTGTGTTCAGATAACATTTCTGAGTATGTTAAGGTTGGTGTGGAATACAAATAACTTTGGGACACAGGCCCAGAGATCCAGCAAACCAGATGGAGACCAAAAGCTCTAAGTTTATGGACAAAAAAGTGTACTAGTGAATCAAAAGATGACTTCTGGACAGTTCATAATTCATTAAACAGAACTATTGAGTGCCCACTGTATGCTGAGGACTTTGCCGGGTTACAAGATTCATTTGGGAAGACTGACTTGGCCCTCAAGGAACAGTGACAGTGATAATTTctcacatttgcattttctcaccagcaatgtgtgCACCTGAGGGGCAGATCACTTGCTGATTTGCCTCAGGTCTCTAGGTCAGCCAAAGGCAGCACCAAGACTAGAACCCCAAGCCCTCGGTCCCCCAATCTAGTGTGTTTCACTTTAGCACATTGTTCTCCATTCCTGGCTTCCAGTATGTTGTGCATGGTTTTAGTTATCACAATTCCAAAACACAAGCGGGGCCTGTATAATTCTCTCCAGTCGCCATGGTAGTCTTTATGGCAGTGACCTAGCATAGGGACACTCCCCCATTTTACCTGTAGCAGATGTGACTGCCGAAACTCAGACATGTAACACCTAGCAAAGACAGTACTAATAACAGtaccatttattaaacatctaatATAGGCTAAAGGCATTTCCCCCCTGCTTTTCACAACCATACTGCAAAGTAGGTATTTTTATAGACGGTAAAGATGGTAATTCTTGCCATTTATCCTTGCCATTATTTACCTAAGAGAAGCCtgctttttaatgcttttaaaaattaatggcaACTTTACAGGGTAGATACCTGTTCCATTTTGCacgaagcaaagagagagaagctaGAAAGTTCTCACAGTGTATAACAAGGATTGCCACTGAAGTCTGAGTCAAAAGCTTGCACTGTtcactattttacatttccttcttttttgggAGTCTTTCCAGGCTTGGGTCATCTGTCTCTGGACTCACGTTCTTCCTTTAAACACTGCTGTCTCTCTGGAGGTACAAACAAGGATTATGTAGCCAGGCTAATTATGACAAGACACTGGCCTGCAGGAGGGTAGAAAGGAAGCTAAAATAAAGTTGAGGGGTTATCTGTTAACACGGATTGTagctctgctcactctctccccgGTGTGCTGAGCATCGACTACATGTAGAACGTGTCTCTGTGCTCAAACTCAGCATGTTTTGCCCTTTA
This genomic stretch from Acinonyx jubatus isolate Ajub_Pintada_27869175 chromosome C2, VMU_Ajub_asm_v1.0, whole genome shotgun sequence harbors:
- the MAGEF1 gene encoding melanoma-associated antigen F1 — its product is MLQKPESGALPIPQAEGQDGGRDGETQALTASQEEAPSPLLQESSREDLGAGREEGAAEPALTPKGARTLAAKALARRRAYRRLDRAVAELVQFLLVKDKKKSPITRSEMVKYVIGDLKDLFPEIIARAAEHLRYVFGFELKQLGRKHHTYILINKLKPLEEEEEEDLGGDDPRLGLLIMILGLIYMKGNSARETQVWEMLRRLGMRPSKYHFLFGYPKRLILEDFVQQRYLNYRQVPHTNPPECEFSWGPRSNLEISKMKVLGFVAKLHKKEPHHWPVQYREALADEADRARAKARAEASMRARARANQRAGIHPW